The sequence below is a genomic window from Echeneis naucrates chromosome 13, fEcheNa1.1, whole genome shotgun sequence.
CCTTTAAGGTCACAATAAGAAAGTCTTCCTTCACatccaaaagaaaaaccaacacacTGTGGTGACTTGTACTTTAAAATATAACTGCATAATCGATTCTATATGACAGGGTTCATCAATGAATACAATGCTATTTTTTATGTAAGGTATAGTAATGGTCTCTGTGAGGAAGTCCCCACTTTGCATACACCCCTCAACCAACTGGGTCATTGGTATTAATATAGACTGTATGTTGAGTGATGGTAAGTTTCAGTGGCTGACGGCCGTGCTGTGAAACAGAGAAAGGCCAGGAAACTCCTCAGCTGCACGCCAATCACTGCATGCAGTTTCAGAGCATGTGACTGGATTGCAGATCACTAACGCTGGAACTGGAGGATGTAAATAAATGATGACCTCATGCTCTTATTTATCAATGACAATTTCACACAATTCTCATCATGAGCCTTGTGAATTTCTCACATACACTAAACAAaaaattttgtgcattttgctaGGAAGTTCATTCATGACTGTGGAAACTGAATTTTACCACCATTTCTGCTCTGGAGCATTGAGTCAAGGAGGAGATTATCAAgtttcctttttcacttttcaatttcaatttttttttatattgacttACTCTTCTCCAAAAGTAACATTCTTTAAATATGCagattatataatataaatattagatgctatattacattttatatttctaataaaagtttacacacacaaagtgattATATATTGGCTTTATCTTTTTCTTCCACAAACAAGATGTGAGCCACAAATCGATTATGTcacacaaaatgaatcattagtacgtatatatatatatatatgtgtatgtatataatttaaataattacataataGTAAAACCAAAGTAAATAATAGGTTGCCAATGCAAGGACGCGATCATGATGACAGCGGGGAGGGATGAGTTAGTTTCCACCTATGTCACGCTTTTCACTCGGAAATTTTGGGATTTCGTCCCAATGCGTCCCACTTTTGCGTGCGAACAGAGCAGTCACGCAAGACACCGCCCACTCGTGCTTGGCAGCGTGGCAGAAACAAACCAACCCTCCTGTGCGCTGACACGGGTGCTTCTCTGTCCAAAATCTGCTCAGTCCAACTGATAACCTGAATGTCTAATTCCTCACAGACGCACGCTGCACACAGCTTTagaggctgtgtttgtgtggtagACCCCACctgttgctgctgatgctgatccCAGCACCGGCTGCAAGGGCCACGTTTGCATCCTCTTCTTTATGTTTACATCCCAGTAGTAAActactttgttgttgttttctctccctctctctcgtcAAAATATGAAACAGGGtgacttccattttttttttcttcttttttctcgGTTCAGCCAATGGGCAGCTGAAAGAACCAACGAGGAAATTACGTATGACGCGTTAGTTTTCTTTTTGCGCCTGCATGGGAAGGGAATCCCCCAAGAATGCATATAAATCCGTGCGATaagagagcagcagcaccacagtCCATCTGCTTCACCGGACTCTACCCGAGATCTCTGTTGATAAGAAAACATGGCAAACTCTTATTTCTGTAAGTTGGAGCGCGGActgcactgattttttttttttttttttttttttttacacatacTTCCATCGTGTTTCGTCCTGCAAAAGTGAACACTGTGTTGATTGTGGCTCTTCTTTCTGCCCTGCAGTCCTCGCCGGCTGCGCGCTGCTGCTGACTCTGAGCTGGCGCGCTGCCACCGGCCACCCGCTGCCCACCGCGGCCGGGCCGCCGTGCGCCCAGTGCGCCCAGCTGTACAGGAGGCTGCTGCTCAACACGGCGGAGCTCCTCAGTGGGGTGAGGGCTGGTCGGAGATGggcttttactgctgctgttgtttcgtTAATGACGGTGTTCATGCTGTGTTCCACAGGATGTTTTGTGTTATGGCATCACCTCTGATCAGGTGGAGGTCAGCTCATCGGAGACGCTGCAGACTTGCTCTCCCACTTTGGCGCAGGTTGGTGGATTTggtgattatatatatatatatatatattttttttttttttttttttctcaaattattTGGAAGAAATGCCAACtgaagaacacattttttcCACCCACAGAACTCAGGCTGCATGATGCCAAGAAATTCATCCTTCAATGAGGTAACTGTTGCTTTTGTTACTATTGTTTATGTTAGCGTAAACGTgtatattttacacatttactgAATAAAGCCAATGGATGACTGGAAGTTTTGCTCCACAGAGTGAATGTTTGAGGAATATCATGAAGGACTTGCTTTCCTACGAGGCTGCTATTAAATCCTACCTAAGGTCCCCACTCAGAAGTTTTGAAGAAGAAGTTGCTCTTCTGAACCCAACTCTGGAAATAATAAAGAGCCTGAAGGTGTGTTTactgtgaccaaaaaaaaaaaaaccagacagatggacagaatcgtaatttaaagacagaaatagagaatCTCCTGGGAAATAACGTTTCAAAGTTGCATGACGAAATCTCCTTGGTTTATACAGAACTGCTCCCTGATGCCGAATGAAGACAACAATTCTTCAGAGGTATTTTTctattccttcttttttttattaatcccTCTGTACTTTTCATCTTTCAGTGTTTAAGGGGAAAATTTTACATCGCAACATTTTTAATTCCTttcacacaggaaaaaacaaaactaccaGGTATTCAtgttgtgtacttgtgtgttgTCGTTTAGGAGGCTGCTGCTAGCATGTGGGGGAATAACACCTACTCCAACAGACAGAAGGTGTGTAAGATGATGAGAGGTTTCCACATCCGAACCATCACCATCAACCGGGCCATGGGCTACATCAGCTCCAGAGAGCACAGGAAGTAATCGTCCTgcaacatcaacatcatcaccatcactccAATCAACGA
It includes:
- the il12a gene encoding interleukin-12 subunit alpha, coding for MANSYFFLAGCALLLTLSWRAATGHPLPTAAGPPCAQCAQLYRRLLLNTAELLSGDVLCYGITSDQVEVSSSETLQTCSPTLAQNSGCMMPRNSSFNESECLRNIMKDLLSYEAAIKSYLRSPLRSFEEEVALLNPTLEIIKSLKNCSLMPNEDNNSSEEAAASMWGNNTYSNRQKVCKMMRGFHIRTITINRAMGYISSREHRK